DNA from Labrus bergylta chromosome 3, fLabBer1.1, whole genome shotgun sequence:
TTTCTAAAAGCTGTAGGTTGTGCTGCTGTTAAAATGTAAGCTACTGCGTTACACCCAACAggtgtttttcatgttgtttccctttttatttatatatatcatTAATGAGAGACTGATTACAAAAGATTAAAGTGAACCCAGCAGCTCTGTAACTCAGTTACAAGAGAAACTCGCTTGTGCAACCTGTAccacattttacacaaacaaacGTGATCCTTGTCAAATGTGTTGTTCCTGGACTTTTGTTAAATTTGTTGATTTGATCTGACATTTTCTGTCCATCTTCCCTTCCATGGTGGCTCTACGATACCTGTTCTGATGCCAGATCGATACTTggtgtaaagaaaataaatatgtcaTCGCTGCATATTACCAAGCCAATGAACGCACAAAGGATTCAAGGTACAATCCGAAAAATTGACAATTAAGTACTGCTCGTTCAAGGAAATAACCTGCCATGTCACACACTCCTTTGGACtctgaactattttttttttacatttttcttgcaGACCCAACCAAGTTGCAGAAAAAGTGGCTGCCAGGATTTCTGAGAATTTCAGTGATGCAGCAATTGTCATggtaataataaaacatttaggcTGGTGTTTATTGCCTGTGCTGGTGGTGTACATGTTTTTGTCTAGTGAACTCCAATTATATACTCTGACTTACAGTTTTTCCAGTACACTTCCTTAATTTAATgtatacaaaaacatgttaatctTACCTTCCAAGGGGCCACTGTTTtggataaataaagataaatatcaAATGTTCATTGTTTGAATACTAAGTTCTGTATGCATTTGTATTGTAAGGCTGTCATGTATACAGCCTAAAGTACAAAGTATCATTGTAATATCCTGTGCTAAAAACTGGTCTGGTCCTGTTGAGCTGTAACAAcgtgttatttttctgtttctgcccCTCAGGTGGACAACAGTAGATTAACAATGAGCTGTTTTGAGCCCATTGTCTTTATCTATGATCACCATGAAAACAAGTGGAAATGCAGAGACGTAACCTCGTAAGTTATTCTGTTTTATATGTGCAGCATGGAGACTCATCAACAAGTTCTCTCATCAATCTATATTTAGCTAATAGGAAGACATGGTAATAAAgtgttttcctgtgttttgacagtttgttttgtttttgttccagtGACTGTTTCGAGGACTGGAGCGAAGCCCAGAAGATCACATCAGCTCTGTTGGAGGGCAGGTCCTATGAGAACTTGATTGACTTTGACAATCACTTGGATGATCTGAGGAATGACTGGACCAACCCTGTGATCAACAAGTCTGTTCTGGATCTGTGCTAAAGCCCTCAGTCAGGAGTACCttagacaaatacacacaaccacacaaatATTGCTGCCATTTCAGCATGCATGATGCTACTATCGTGTAGCACAGGAGTACAATAACACAGAGTTTTTGCTCCATCCAAAGGTTCCCGCACAGCGGAGGACTTGTGGAGCATTGACCAGTTAGGCCAACATCTCTAAAGGGCAAGCAAGTGCCATGTGAGCGTTGGTGGTATGTGTCCACCTTTACAAGGTGATGGAACGCACTCATGTTTCAATGCAacttagatgtttttttgttttctgcaatgGTTCGTGTTAATTCATAGTTGTGTGCATAAAGTTTAATTCTAGAATTTCTGATCTATTTTTCCTGTTAAATTTTATAGCTACTAGCCATACAGAGATCAAGTTCTAAATTCTGAAACGTTTAAGGAGACGATTGTACTGCTGATATATGATAGAGATACATGTTCTTTTAATATTCCACTtgtactttaaaacaaaatggaCAAGCAGAACTGTGGTCTGAAGATTGTTGGGGGCATTTTGGTTAAAAAACCCTACTTAAAGAAGATAGATAAGAATATTTAAGGTTTCTTCCCAATCGGGCTGTGTAACATGTCAACCTGAGTCCATTAGATGGCATGTGGATGATTGAATGAAGAGGTTTGACTTTGATAGGATTCATGCCTACGCAATCATTTCTGTGATGCATGGTGTTGTAATTGGTGCGTTTAAGAAAGCCATCGTCGAGCATATTCAGTTCGGCATACTGGATTTTGATTGTTGCTCCAGAATATTTGTCCAGAAGTAAACCGCACTGAATCAGATCACAGGGATGTGTGCATTTTGTTTTAGGGGTAAGtcagttgtatttatttaaacttataTGACCTCAAAAGTTTACTCTTGAATAAGTTATGTAAAATTAAATCCCTATTGTGAAGATACAGAACTACCTTTTTACTTGAGATTAGAATTTAGTCAACAAGAGCTAATTAATAATTGTGTGGCATCCTATTTTTTACAGAAATTTTATGAACTGAATGTacaataaactttttaaaatacaaaaatctcTGTGAGACTCGTCATTTCAGAATGACTTTGCTAGCAGTCTTATACCGCATGAAAAAAGTGAGTTGAAGAACTCACTCCAGCTCAAGTGCTGAAGCGTTTTCTTTTATTCCTGGTTTAGTTACGACCCTAACAGGTACGTAAAATGTCCTTGATAACACATGAGTAATGTATAACAGGGACATTGGGAACTGAAAACTGCTCAGAAACTATAatataaaagtttattttaaagaaaacaaatacgtAAATGTGTATGGATTTTTCATTCACATGGTGTGAAATCACAACTATagacaaaacaacagcaactgCAGATACATTAGATTTGATTTCTTAATAAAAAACCAACAAAGAAAATTAAGAGCCTTCCTAACCCCCAAGCATTGCTCCAGATGCAATTTCCTGATAAGATTTCATAAGAAAGCTGTCATTTAAATGCATGTTATTGCAAAGCACAGCAACAATTTTTAACAGTCAATTCATTTTTCCTCATTtggccttttttaaatgttcaggtTCATAATCTGCAGCACTGCCTCTTATTGTAAATGTCGGGACTTTGCCATGACGACTTTCACATTTCACCCAAAATGAAAATCCCATTGCAACTTAGATTTCATCACCAAGAAAAGTAGTATTTCTTCATAtcctgaagatttttttttttcttctttttttggcaTCTGGCATCTGTAGAAAACTTCTATCATTCAGTCATTCAAGGTTATTTGTCGCTGTGGACTATTCATTATTATTGAACTGTTTCAGAATGTGGCTTTCAGCGATTGCTTCACTGCTACTAGCCCTGTACAGAAAtgccattaaaaataaatcctcatACAAGATTAATGAAATGATTTTCATTTTAGATTCATCAGCAGGTTATTTTTTACACTGGTAATAAAAAGCATTCAAAAGTTACACCATCACAGCTTTCCTTGAATTCAAGTCATTACCTCTTGtttgatggaaaataaatacaacataaTAAAGAACAGTGTTCAGGCTACAAACTTAGTTTTATTTTGTCCATCAACTTTGCTACCGATTGTTTCAGGGGCGGTAATAATATTTGGATTGATGTTGTTGGTTTCCAAGTTCAATCACCTTTGACACACCTCTTAGATCAGCGCGTTGTGTCTATAACCATAGTCATTATATACTATTTTAGATCCACTACATTTCAGTTTTCACGCATATCTGACAGCTCTAGTTGAGAATCAAATTTAATATTAAGAATTGTGCATCGAAAACTTATGTTAAGTGTATTAAATGCTATGTTGCTCATCCCACTGCCAACTGTCATTACAATTGTGACTTTTACTCATCAAAAATCAAAACCCTAATTAGACATCAAAAAGTATTACTCTATAAAAGTGTATCGCTCTGTTTTGGAAATAAGATGCTTTTACAACTGAGCTAATTTTGTAAAAATTCAACTTGAGGAAAACATAGCAGGGAATAATGAAACAAACTACATTAGTGCCAGGAGTGTGTTTATGTTAGCAGTACTgcagggatgtttttttttaaaacttggtGAAGGTTGCCATCTAGTGGCACTTCACTGctattgttattgttgtcacATGACTCACTTCTTCCTTTCGAccaggacaaaacaaaacaggatttGTCAGTGTTGTCACAACTACCGGCTTCTCTCACGTCAGTAAACCTTCAAGTTATACGTCATCTAACGATTTAGATACACCACACTGATGGATATTCATGCAAATAAACCGAAATAGatctaataataaaataagaaacaagCCAACTAGgcttcacttcctgttgatgACGACGCTGCTGTCTTATCCTACGCTGTAAGCGTCGTGACGTACAACCGGCAGCGCGGGAAATACAGGCAGTGTGGACgtaagagagaaaacaacagtggaaacaaaataactttaaaacacagaagGCTATGGATCCCTCGGAGGTTGAGTTTCTCGCCGAGAAGGAGACGGTGAAGATTATACCGAACTTCAGCCTAGATAAGATTTATTTAATCGGTGTAAGTGATTTATATTGCAATGACGATACTTTGTGTACGTGTAAAGGGCTAATATTGAATATCCTGATCACTCTCGACACACAAGTTATGTTTGTCCAAAAGTAAACGTTAGCCAAACCTCACAGTCTATTGATGAATACATTGAAATGTCAGGTTTTCTACCTACTTTACAGTCAGTTGCCCTGGTGCTCTGCAGTGTGTCACCTGTGATGTGTTTCTTCCCCTCAGGGTGACCTGGGTCCCTTCAACCCTGGACTGCCAGTGGAAGTCCCTGTGTGGCTCGCTTTAAACCTGAAGCAAAGACAGAAATGTAGAATTGTTCCCCCAGAGTGGATGGATGTTGGTGAGATATTACAAAGCATCACATGAAGAGAatcttttaacacatttaaccAACATAATAAAACACGTTTTCTATATGTTCTTTGTGTGAGCACTTCCCACCACTCAGCAGGTTTTCTGATAACTGGACTGTGATTAAGCAGTTCTAAAAGTTTAAAAGCTAAACCTACTTCACACCCCTGTTAGCAAAGTAAAGTTCTTGTTTTAGTTAATATCACCTAGATTTGGAGTCAagtcatgttttgtttactaTTTTGAACTGCCCTAATTTGTACTCAAGCAGCAGGGCTGTTTGCATGAtttcatgttcattttaatgcagaaaCAGGTTAGTCATTGCCTTTTGGTATGTTATAACAGAATTCAATAAGCTTTGTGTGCACAGAAGTATCTGTTTGATCAGTATGATATAGAGGTGTGCCAGcatcttcaaatgttttaaacatgccTACGGTTGATTCTGTGCAGAGAAGCTGGAGGAGATGCGAGATCTTGAGAGGAGAGAAGATACTTTTACGCCTGCCCCCTGTCCATACTACATGGAGCTGACCAAACTACTGCTCAACTAGTAGGTCATATGGTGTTTCTTTTAAACCAAAAGCTCTCTTACAGTCTGTGTAGTTCTCTATCTGAcatgatggtgtgtgtgtgtgtgtgtctctgtagtgCATCTGATAACATCCCTAAAGCAGATGAGATCCGCACACTGGTCAAAGACATCTGGGACACTCGTATCGCCAAACTCCGCCTCTCTGCCGACAGTTTCATCAGTCAGATGGAAGCTCATGCCAAGGTGAGACTAATGAGTATTATGTATGAGTTTCCCAAAACTGTAAATGGGATATTGCAGACTGAAACAATTACAGGTAGTCCAGCATTATTCAGAAAGTTAACTAATAATACATTAATTTAATGaatcctgcatttaaaaaaaaaaaaatatgtgccaaaaaaaatcaacagttcTTTCTCCCTAAATATGGATATTTGCTCAGCTCTGAAAGTAAATTAAATTATGTAATATGAAGGTGTTTTCTTGTCAAGGGGCTATGGTGCTTTCATTTTACTATCTCATATTTACTATTTATGCAATTATTTAGTGTTATCTTAATCTCCAGATTAACCAACAATCCAGATATAGATAGTTTAATATTGGCAACAAAGCTGTATCCTTGTAACAGTCAAATTTCAAATAGCCACTGCGGGTTGTATTGAAATTGAACGTGAACCTTAATCAACAGGATTCATAACCAAGTTCACAACTTCTTCTTGCATAATGAGTTGTCATTAACACTTTGTCTTGTGGCCCTATCACTGTGTTACTGAGCTTTGTGTTATGAATGAAACttgatgttttcctttttaaaactgAGCACAACTCCTTCTCTCTGTAGCTGGACAACCTCACTCTGATGGAGATCAACACCATAAGATCGTTCCTCCTCGATTCGCTGAACTGCATGTTCAAACTACGATCCAATCTGCAGCCTGGTTCAAGTAAAGCACAGTTCACAGACTATTGATACAAGAGATCAATAGGTGTGGATATATCCTAGACTGAGGTGTGTTCTTACTCGTCAGACAAGACTTTttacatccagaagattttgtTCTCGTGTGTGATTTAAGCAAGCTTAAGTTTTACTCTGCCTTTTTAAGAAGTTTGCATTTTTTCTGTGTGCATATGAAAAACATCTAGTGTTTATATTTGTCTAGTCTTCTAAATATGTAAAGCTGACAGGTTTTGTaataagtgaaaaaataaaatgtatttgtgtgagAGAGGTTTGTCT
Protein-coding regions in this window:
- the emc8 gene encoding ER membrane protein complex subunit 8 yields the protein MPIQLTSQAYCKMVLHAAKYPNCAVNGLLVAEKTKEKKKEPHSGPVICVDCVPLFHGTLALAPMLEVALTLIDTWCKENKYVIAAYYQANERTKDSRPNQVAEKVAARISENFSDAAIVMVDNSRLTMSCFEPIVFIYDHHENKWKCRDVTSDCFEDWSEAQKITSALLEGRSYENLIDFDNHLDDLRNDWTNPVINKSVLDLC
- the gins2 gene encoding DNA replication complex GINS protein PSF2, which produces MDPSEVEFLAEKETVKIIPNFSLDKIYLIGGDLGPFNPGLPVEVPVWLALNLKQRQKCRIVPPEWMDVEKLEEMRDLERREDTFTPAPCPYYMELTKLLLNYASDNIPKADEIRTLVKDIWDTRIAKLRLSADSFISQMEAHAKLDNLTLMEINTIRSFLLDSLNCMFKLRSNLQPGSSKAQFTDY